The Microplitis mediator isolate UGA2020A chromosome 4, iyMicMedi2.1, whole genome shotgun sequence nucleotide sequence GACTTCCCAATTTAGCAGTACTGGGAAACTGGAATTCCGTCTGGCCAGAACGAAAATCTGGCGATGCGCCAGGTCTGAATTCATCTCCGTAACGACCGCATACGTCACGACTTCGGGGACTTACTGAGGGTACTGTACTTGGATCAACACCAATAGGTACATTACCGCAGGGTAATTTGCGTACGAACCGACAGTTTGATTGCCAACGTTGGTGATCAGACATCGGGTTATCACCCTCAACCCACTGGCATATAACGACTCCGCACTCGAAACATTTTACACTGTCACCCTCCCCCGTGTAATAGAATCCAGCAGCTGCTAATTTTTCGGGCTCCATATACGACAGCGGCCAGTTCGCATAACTCTGCAGTCTCACCGACTCAATCCTATAATCAGCTCGTGGAAACTCACGATTATCTACTTCGTCTGGCGGGTTATTTATGTTAGATAACTGCGACGGTGCCGGCTGAATTGACGGAAGTCGTAAATTAGACGTCGGCTTCAAATTTTGCAAGTTGTCTCTCAAACTATTTCTTATGTAGTCcgtcattttttcttttgataGCAACAACAGTAATATCcgctttacttttattactaattCAAACACTATGAATTTTGTTATCTGCAATCACAAATAATTAACctgtcaatttattttattgtcaactctgacttattttattattctaatataacgtttaattaaatattatttttaaaaataaattacgtcaTCTAAAAAACCcgtgaacaaaataaaattataattaaacgttAGTTCTTTTGTTCCCATCAGCCAAAACAGCTGccattaatcaattaaattaattaattgctacaaataagtaaataataatgacactgaatttagctgacgtctaataatttttaaatttttttacaaacgataaattacaaaaaaaaatatttcaaacaaTTGCacccagttttttaaattttttacgtgtatatttttaagttttttttgtaatcaagtttaaaaaaattcaaaaatttttaattgtctgctaacctCAGCCATGATAAAAAAACGTACTAAATGTCAAATATAcacaaaaatatcaataataaaacgtATGCAAAACGTTGTAATGTGTGCGACAGTAATGTGCGTCATTTCTTAGTCTGAGAACGACTGACTAAAATAAAGTTTCCAATTCAAGGCGATTCAAATCTACGCGGGCGTGTTACTGCGTCTTGTTTACCCATCAAGATCCCTCCCAGTCCACCAACTCCCAGAATTACGCTTCCAACTTCATCATATGTGTGGGTGCTGGGTAATGTAATGCGACACATATGCAGACCCCATACTACGCTCCCATGCTACGCCTACGCACCGAATAAAAACTAAAgaaacccgggaaaaaaactAGTTGACTATCAGTTCTAATTCTTCAGCCTCCGCGTTaagatgataataaaaatattctaacCTTAATTCCAATAAATATCGATATCAATCGAAGTAACAAGAAACAATTACACAgtatcaacaacaacaataataatttcacacacacaataaataataataatttataatgtacaataatccatttttgatcatttttgtACGGCCTCTAGAAAACGACCTCGGTTTAAAATCACTACGTGTTTCACAGGCACAGCTGGCACTCACACAAGACCGCACAGAGACTCGTTtgtctctttttttttcctccccTTCTCTCACCCTCTAGATTATTCCTTCCCACTCTTTGATATTCTCTGTAGTATCACtggcaatattttttttttttatatttatactacAACTCCCTACTACTAAACTCGAGCTCAGTTGTTTCACTTCTTGAGAATCTTTGTCCGGCCCTGGTGCCCCGGTCTATTGAATACAGCGTTGccgcttttattttattatttaaatttaaatttgaatttttattttactagcATAGTAACTTTACCTGGAATACTAGAATACGGTCCTAATCTCATTCTCATTCAGCTTAATACgtcattatatattatatattaccagacgtatatatatatatatatatatatatatataaagttagTCATGTTCACGTTCCCAAAGCATGATCACGATTTATCTTTTCTCAGTACCATAAGGCGCCAGACAGGTACCAATACTCTCACAAAATATTCATACCGACAaagcacatatatatatatatatatgtatataaatatatatagtatatatttgtatatgtgCGCATACATTCACAGCAGCCAGACCAGTAACTCAGGAATGGAATTCCACTGATGTAGCATTAGTTGGTCGTTGATATTTAAGCTCTATCACATTTAacataaatgataataaaatagataagaTTTTATTACTCCGTATTGATAACAATggacatattaaaaaatgtcgAATAATATTGTGAcgtatgatgaaaaaattttaaaatttaacagcaCATGCGGGTCAATTGGCTTAATTGCCAACTCATTGaagtttgtttaaattaaaaagttcaaATTCCACGTCTGGTGTCTGGGTATGACAGAAGTTGCCAGACATCtggcaattttaaaaattttcaaatgataaaataaaattgtctttaaaaaaaaaactaaaaaagtaacttttagaaaattcaaaatcagtacatgcatttttttttttttttttttattttatcaatttaatgtGAGTGAGTGTAGCAGAcagagaaattaaaaatttttataatttaaaaaattaataagtgcattttataaatatttttttaaaaattatttataattttaaatttttctgatgtctgctgcatttagtcatttgaatttttttttacgtaatttaaaaattgtcgtcTGCTGTATTTACTCATTGTCTGGCTGACGTCGAGTTTCCCGAGAGCGATATGAGTATTCgatatttgaattatatttaaatgatttcaaatttatcatttaaaaaattaaaaattttttaaactttcacATATGCCGCTCCtggttttttttgttattttattcccGCGCGTGGCAACAGCGTACACTCAATAGTTGTAATAAGAGAGCGTGCaggagagaaagagagaaagagcgCAAGTAAACGGGAACGAGTGATAAAAAAGAAAGATATCAACAAAGTCCCCTTGTATGCTTGTAAATACAAAACCCACGTTCTTTGTATGAAGGTGAGGCCAGgaaacacacacacatatttatatatacagacataaacatacatatatagtcATGTGATACAGTCatactattatttaaaatttattcacgcCCTCTTCCTTTTGTCgttatgttttatattttttatttttattaattttaaataacaataaaaaaaactacatatGGTCCGCTGCGTCAATTGGATATCAGggtctttttttaaaaatgttattttaggGGCAACAGTCATCagctaaaatatatatatatctacatatatttttaaaattcaactcTTTTTATCttatcatcaataaatatttgaatttattttttttaaactttcaaaTTCAACTGAAACGTCAGACATCTGGTTAATAGGGACACTggttaattaaacaaattacccaattaccatttatttaactacttgatagtttgaaatattaaattcctatatatataaacaataatataaatatttacaaagaaTAAAAGTTTCTTGAACAATCAGACATACCCTTTTTGTTGTACTGTCCAAGTTCCAagggaaatatttaaataaatgaattttcaaattcagtatcactttttaaaattaaatggaatgaatttaaatatttaaaatctaaataaaataaaatcaataaataaacatgattataaaaatctgCTAACAAGCtgcagatattttaaaaaataaaagttaaaatatttcaaaggACAAAATAAAACGGCTTCATCTGTTGAGTTTTAACACCAGGAACTTTTACATTTCACTGTACGACGAGTTATCAAGagttaaacttttaaatgtttaaaaggTAAATGTAATGGCGGCGAGCGTACGCGAATTGAAATTCAGTACAGTCTTTTTTAGTTTAACTTTAAACTTCAGCTTCAGCTTTACTTTagttgtttataattttactatactgtatgcCGTAGCCAGTCAGCAGAACAGCTGCCAGGACAACCGAGACCGAGAACAGTATTCGCTGTCCAAACAATACCGTCTTTTTCCCCACTATTTCAATGTAATGTTGATAATATACaatgttatttaatataaataatataaagagAACGTTGGATTTAAGCCATCGCTTGATACTTTTACAGGACAGGATTAATTCAAAaacatcaacaacaacaacaacaaaaaactaCGGGCCCAAGAAGGCCActagttaaatataaaaagggACCACATTCGTGATGAAACTTTGTCTGCGTCGTTATTGTTTCGATACAAACCACTCCGAGTATAATTAACTTAATTGTTTGTTGTTCAAGTTACCGTTACTCcgcattgtttttttattaactgattgctgatatttattattttaattattattgtttattaggAAAACGATGGCGATGGGAATAAATACAAGACGTACAAAGAGGACGTAGTACATGCGTAGGACTACGGCCAAGGGCCGgggattttttattcaaggGTGAAAGCCTTCCCAATAGCAACAACCAACCCTCGTTGAGACTCTGCGCTGCCCTACGACGCAGGCCACGTACCCCTATTTTCATTGATCCGTCAGCccgaaattaataaatcgaaaagaaaaaagaaaattatatacgaacttttgttgcttaaaaagaataataaactATGTTACGTAAACTATTGCAATACGACGtaatacttgaattttttagttagcagagaaaataaaaaaacaaaatattggAGAACCAGAGCTTACTctagtggaaatttttttgaattttctctgaGAAAGTCTTcagaactttagaactgagtttttcagagaaaattctgaAAGATTTCCACCGGGATagacaagaaaattttataaaatgatctGGGAGTTAGGAGACAacaattttcgttttttttaaataatttaatttgaaaaataaaaaaataaaaatatgcacatgtagaaaattttaaaaactacatatgcaatttttttttcgtaatttatcattttgaaaaaaaatccaaaaattataagaccTCGGCtgatttcagtatcatttttataatccTGGATTaggagataattaaaaatttttttataacaagacaattacaaaaaaaaattaaaaatatgcacatgtagaaaatttaaaaaactacatgtgcaattttttcaaataatttttttttatgatttatcgtttaaaaaaaattcaaacattacAAGAcctcggctaatttcagtatcattttataATCCTGGATTAggagataattaaaattttttttataacaaatcgatgacaaaaaaaaaataaaaaaaaaatatgcacatgtagaaaatttaaaaaactacatgtgcaattttttcaaataatttttttttatgatttatcgtttaaaaaaaattcaaacattataagacttcggctaatttcagtatcattttataATCCTGGATTAggagataattaaaattttttttataacaaatcgatgacaaaaaaaaataaaagaaaaatatgcacatgtagaaaatttaaagaaccacacgtgcaattttttaaaataattttttttatagtttatcatagtgaaaaaaaaatccaaacatTATTAGACCTCgactaactttagtatcattttataaaatatatgttggaATATAAAACAGAATATGGAGTTAGAGAGTACCGATTTAATTAAAGATTAAAATCGATACGAAGATGGTATTATGAAATGAGGATAAAGAGCAATAAAAGGCTGTATCAGCGGTCACAGTCcacatttatttttctgttgACCGTTTAAAACTCGTAATCATTTATACGAAGTTCGAAGAACGTAAGTCATGTCATGGAGTCatcgatatatatatccatatatatatatatagattattttgaaaatactaAACAAGTAAAGGCataatattagtatttctATTTAAACTAAATCTATGACACTATTGCTTATTTCCGGGAAACTTTTACAGGAAATAAACTggctattataaaatatatatacaataatataaCTAACGTATTTACAAATTACTCATTAGTTGGTTATTGCAATAAAGACTTAttgttttgtaattaaaagacacattaatactttttattccTTGAATcggtaaattaaaatatttaagttaaatttatcatcactCTGTGGGAGGGCGAACGACATGATAAGAATGTGcgtttatcattaaaataaccGTTGGCTTCATGACGTTGAGTTTTTAATAACTTGCTGTATAAATGCGTTACATTATAAGTCAAATAATGAgcaacaaatgataaaaaagcgAAGAAGTGAAGACGAACAAAGAAAAGTCTaaagaaatcaaaaattaaaacaagagaataaaaaaattaacatgatCTTGAAATAAGCAgacaattgataattttcagatttttttcaacaatttaatttaaaaaaaatgcacatgtagaaaatttaaaaactcaaggtgcaattttctgaagtatttttttttatggttttaaaaaaatgcaaaaattattagacggtAAATTTCTGTaccataaattaatatataaaaattataaaaatgtctGTAAAAAACTAACAGTCGTACAgtgaaggaaataaaaatatgagcctcaaataattaatgagtacagtaaaaattaaacgatcgaaacaaaattatcaagtTGAGTGATTACTCATTCGCCTGGATAAGGATATCGATTGATATTAAAACAACGTATTGATGCTCATCAGCTTctatgtattttaatttttaaacttttcaacATTGAaacatatttacaaaatatctATCTCTGCTTAATCACATTTGTCTAGCGAACAAACCAagttcaagaaaaatatatcccagataaacaatttataattaacaattaaatttgattgttaCAGCTgcgttttttttatagtagTAATTGATCTGTTgggtgtaaattatttaaaacaatttacaattaataataatatattatatatttatctctcTTTGTTTTTGGTCTATGAGTTTAAAATCAGGTAtctgttattattatctattacGTAAGCATATTAAACTcgtatacttaaatttttgaattgagtACTAAGttgttgtttaaatttattgagaaatTGCATcagcatttaaaataatcttaCGAGCGGCTACGtactgtttaaattaattaatttaaaatcaatacttaaatatttatcctCTTAGTCATACTCATAATTgtcgtaatttaaataaaataaattatttatttattaaatatatactagGCAAGAAATGTTCGTACGGTGGCACGAATTTCTTGGCGGCACATGGGACAGTCTGTCAATGACGGAGCGCATTGTACACAAGTGGCAAGATGTCCACAAGGTAAAAATACAACAGACACTTCTCTATCCATACAAATTTTACATAATCGCGCTTCTTTCAACCGACGATTTTCTTCTTCAAgtgaaactgtaattttaatttataaaaattattttattacattatcTTGGCAAGatatttatacaattaaatCATACTGTGATTCACAgttaaactgaaaaaataattagtcacTTACGTGGTCCATTATCTGTCTGAGCGTCAgcttttttatcttttctaaTGTTTATAACTGACGCCTCTTTATTGTCGCCATTGTAACCcggtaattttttcttaacgaTGTCTGAACTATTTTGCCCGTGTGATCCGGATTTGCTTGATGATTGGACTGTTATCACTTGACTTAATAATGCTGCTAACTCTGACGATGATGTTTCTGCGTTATCCTCAAGTctgcaataattttaaaataattaagaaaaaattttgttcccgccatatctgATATAGATTATGGTATTAAATTTGGAGTCGTTGAAAAGGTCTTGGTTTAAATTTGTGCTCTTTAaggggtaacggtaaccgattttcaattaaatttaattcacagATCAATACTTGAAACCTAAAATagagtctttagcgtttttttaaaaccttaacagagggctagaaatttcgtattttcaaaaattctaattcgtctcagaaaaattgttttaaaattctcatttattCTACGAGTGCAGTAAAAATAATCgggtttatttttctgagtgtgagaaagaggtccggtaGCGCATCCCCTTAAATAGAGTCTCTagcgtttttttaaaaccttaacagagggctagaaatttcgtattttcaaaaaattttaattcgtctccgagaaaaattgttttaaaattctcagttACTCAATGAGTGCAACAAAAAtagtcccgtttatttttctgagtgtgagaaagaggtccggtaGCGTATCCCCTTAAATAGAATCTctagcgttttttaaaaaccttAACAGAAggctagaaatttcgtatattcaaaaattctaattcgtctcagaaaaattgttttaaaattctcattcaCTCTACGAGGGCAGTTAAAATAATCaggtttatttttctgagtgtgagaaagaggtcgGTAGCGTGTTCTCTTGATGGTTCAAACTCTTCTTTATTTGcaagtattgaaataaatgaatttattaaattagtaatttgCTTGCTAATTACTCACCCATTGTTTTCTTCAGTCAAGTGAATATGACGAACGTGCTCTATAAGCTGATCGGAATTTGTGTACGGAACCCCGAACCTTTCCATGCGTTGTCTCAATGCTGTTTTAACTCTTCCAAGATTTAACCCCAATTGTAAAGCTGCCTGtcggataaaaaaattccaattaactaaaaaatataattaacaatctatttaattgttaattaataaaatttactgtagCTGGTGCTGAATGCAAAAGTTCTTCGACTTCAGCATCAGTAACTTGACGTCGAACtggatttgaatttaaatttgaattaaaataagttgaatttgaatttgaactGGAAGGttgtgatgatgatgatgatgactcTCCAACGTCGTCTCCATTTTCAGGTACTCCAAGAAATAtctattgtaattataaattattattattttactttaaattatattgataaatattttcatataaatataaagggATACATACAAGAGGATCTAAAGGTGGTCTATTGTCAATACAATGCTGGATAAAATCTTGCCCGCGGACAATAGAGACAAAGCCGCACTTTGGGAACCATCTCGCGTGCTCTGTCCACGGATCATCGTCCGCTTCCCAGTTGTGTAGGCCGCCATCACAGTGAAAACATCGTACCTGATCACCTGAgccttttaaaaaatataaattccaCATCAAttcctatttaaataaataaataaataaatatcaaaccTACCAACGTAATAAAACCCAGCAGTTGATAGCATATCCGGTGTCTGCTGGAGGTTATCAGGCCATCCTTGGAATGTTCTGAGTCTGCCTTCATAGGTCGCATACTTAAGCTGCCTCGGTCCAGTATGTTTTTGTATTCCCAATTTATGTAAATCCGCAGTCGTTCCCGACAATAATTTAACATTCGCCAATTCTTCTTTCTCTTCTGTCGTTAAAGCtgaagattaatttttaaatttactgtacTGTTAAATCTAAcagtagattttatttaaatattttagttatgCAAGCTcgtgatgaaatttaaaaaaaaatactagtataaattaattatgcaTTTTTATATCGATGTTAAGGTTAAAGATATTGCGCAACTATTCAGTATACGTCAgatgacaaaataaatataaaatacttgaTAAAATTACCTGACCccattacaaattatttgactaataaaaaaaaagggaaaatcttcgttgattaatttttacccgTCTGACGTTATGATAGTATTGCCAAAACTATTATATTTAGATCTTGACTGCTTATTGCATTTAGCTACTATATATAGCATACATAATTTAatgctaaataaatttttatcaatgatCGTGTCACTTAAGACAGCtgataaatcattttatttataataaaataaaaaaaatataagcaaGTGATGATAATGTTGATTAAtttgatgattaaaaaacaacaatACCTGAATTTGAATcttgatgattaaaaaaatcacactGTGGAAAACCTTTTCTATGTTCGTTAAATGGATCATCACCTGGTTCCCACATTCTCATTATGCCCCGACAATAAACACATTCAACCTGtgcgataaatttaaattaattactatcatatataattaataatttaaaaaaaaaaaggtaaattaCCATATCTTCTTGCTGAAGATAATAGAAACCAGCTCTCGCAAGACTTTCAGGCGTAACATTACTAGAAGCGGGCC carries:
- the LOC130666338 gene encoding baculoviral IAP repeat-containing protein 7-B-like isoform X1 — translated: MGTKELTFNYNFILFTGFLDDITKFIVFELVIKVKRILLLLLSKEKMTDYIRNSLRDNLQNLKPTSNLRLPSIQPAPSQLSNINNPPDEVDNREFPRADYRIESVRLQSYANWPLSYMEPEKLAAAGFYYTGEGDSVKCFECGVVICQWVEGDNPMSDHQRWQSNCRFVRKLPCGNVPIGVDPSTVPSVSPRSRDVCGRYGDEFRPGASPDFRSGQTEFQFPSTAKLGSLNLAQPKGPAHPEYASYDARLKSFESWPKSMPQTKDNLADAGFYYTGTGDQTLCYHCGGGLKDWEPKDDPWTQHAKWFKKCYYVLMVKGQAFINSVIGQPVAPPSREETMQMNLPSYIEKVEQPASAAEKPEEKPEEKAEVDVKPVNKSADDARMCKICYNEELGVVFLPCGHMVACTKCAPGMTSCAVCREPVSMTVRAIIS
- the LOC130666338 gene encoding baculoviral IAP repeat-containing protein 7-B-like isoform X2, whose amino-acid sequence is MAEITKFIVFELVIKVKRILLLLLSKEKMTDYIRNSLRDNLQNLKPTSNLRLPSIQPAPSQLSNINNPPDEVDNREFPRADYRIESVRLQSYANWPLSYMEPEKLAAAGFYYTGEGDSVKCFECGVVICQWVEGDNPMSDHQRWQSNCRFVRKLPCGNVPIGVDPSTVPSVSPRSRDVCGRYGDEFRPGASPDFRSGQTEFQFPSTAKLGSLNLAQPKGPAHPEYASYDARLKSFESWPKSMPQTKDNLADAGFYYTGTGDQTLCYHCGGGLKDWEPKDDPWTQHAKWFKKCYYVLMVKGQAFINSVIGQPVAPPSREETMQMNLPSYIEKVEQPASAAEKPEEKPEEKAEVDVKPVNKSADDARMCKICYNEELGVVFLPCGHMVACTKCAPGMTSCAVCREPVSMTVRAIIS
- the LOC130666595 gene encoding baculoviral IAP repeat-containing protein 7-A, with the protein product MNLELNRLNTFDQWPENAAVNPSRIAKAGFYYTGQGTNVQCFFCGVTISEWNYGDQVVARHREARPDCPFVSNPTDTCNVPLLESINSVLSLPRFPAPEESRVESSDDRPQPTTSSPVQSQNPRVEYGTFEQRLRSFENWPASSNVTPESLARAGFYYLQQEDMVECVYCRGIMRMWEPGDDPFNEHRKGFPQCDFFNHQDSNSALTTEEKEELANVKLLSGTTADLHKLGIQKHTGPRQLKYATYEGRLRTFQGWPDNLQQTPDMLSTAGFYYVGSGDQVRCFHCDGGLHNWEADDDPWTEHARWFPKCGFVSIVRGQDFIQHCIDNRPPLDPLIFLGVPENGDDVGESSSSSSQPSSSNSNSTYFNSNLNSNPVRRQVTDAEVEELLHSAPATAALQLGLNLGRVKTALRQRMERFGVPYTNSDQLIEHVRHIHLTEENNGLEDNAETSSSELAALLSQVITVQSSSKSGSHGQNSSDIVKKKLPGYNGDNKEASVINIRKDKKADAQTDNGPLSLEEENRRLKEARLCKICMDREVSVVFLPCGHLATCVQCAPSLTDCPMCRQEIRATVRTFLA